The following is a genomic window from bacterium.
CTCCCGGATTTCCGTCCCCTCCATCCGTGCATCCACGAGATACCCTTCTTCGCCAATTTTTTGGTAAAGGCGGCCGCTTTCCACATCGTATTCATCGCTGATATCCCCGACGACCTCTTCGACCAGATCCTCCATCGTCACCACGCCGTCGCATCCGCCGTACTCGTCCACCACCACCGCGAGCTTCAGCCGGGTCCGTTTCAACTCGATCAATAAATCGTCCGCCTGCTTGGATCTCGGCACGAAATAGGGCGGCTGGATGAGGCGGGGGATATCCTTGATCGCTCCCTGTACGTCGGGACTCAACGCCAAGACCTCGCGCGCGTGGACCACACCGACGATGTTATGGATCTTCTCCCGGTAGACCAATATCCGTGAATGACCGTCCGCCTCGATGCGATCGATCAGCTGGGCGATGGTGTCCTCTTCGCTAATGGCGGATACGTCCACCAGAGGAACCATGACATTTTTCACATCCAGATCCCGGAACCGGAGAATGCGGCTGATCATTTTTCGCTCGAAGACGCGGACATCCCCTTCGCTGGGCTCCTGGACGAGCGACTCCAGCTCCTCGCGCGTGACGAAAGGCCCGCGCTTTTCGGCTTTCGCCCCCAGGCCCGTCCGAATCAGCAGGCTGAGCAGCCACACCACGGGATAAACGACGAGACGCGCCCTCCAGATGACCCGGGCGAGAACCGGGGCAAGGGTGTCCGCCCGCTCCTGACAAAAACTTTTCGGCACCACTTCGCCGAAGACCACCAGGAAGGGAATCACCACGAGGATCGAAACCAGCTCGCCATAGCGCGGCCCTATCCATCCGATCGTGAAAAGGGTGGCCAGCGAGACGTTCAGGACAAAGCTGGTGTTGTGAAGCACCAGGATCGTCCCCATCAGCCACTCGGGCGATTCCAGCAGCTTGAGCGCTTCGATCGCTCCCTGGTTCTGCTCCTGGGCCAGCGAGCGCAGCCGCGCGCGGCTGGCGGTAACGATGGCGATTTCCGAGCCTGAGAAAAAAGCCTCCAGAAACAGAAGCATCAAGCCGATGGGGAGGGCCGCCGCGAGGGTCATGTGCCCGCTCCTCCCCGCTGGCTGACGCGCAGGCG
Proteins encoded in this region:
- a CDS encoding hemolysin family protein, whose protein sequence is MTLAAALPIGLMLLFLEAFFSGSEIAIVTASRARLRSLAQEQNQGAIEALKLLESPEWLMGTILVLHNTSFVLNVSLATLFTIGWIGPRYGELVSILVVIPFLVVFGEVVPKSFCQERADTLAPVLARVIWRARLVVYPVVWLLSLLIRTGLGAKAEKRGPFVTREELESLVQEPSEGDVRVFERKMISRILRFRDLDVKNVMVPLVDVSAISEEDTIAQLIDRIEADGHSRILVYREKIHNIVGVVHAREVLALSPDVQGAIKDIPRLIQPPYFVPRSKQADDLLIELKRTRLKLAVVVDEYGGCDGVVTMEDLVEEVVGDISDEYDVESGRLYQKIGEEGYLVDARMEGTEIRE